A single region of the Labeo rohita strain BAU-BD-2019 chromosome 3, IGBB_LRoh.1.0, whole genome shotgun sequence genome encodes:
- the brd4 gene encoding bromodomain-containing protein 4 isoform X2 — MDYKMHSKSNDLLDFQTLDALLEKIAHCSVPVKRETSEECNGISGALPVEPAPGSRLNEWCSAPPPPAPLPAIHPTGMGDGLDAVQMSGSSSSQGQPSSQAPSLFNPSPPETTNPARPKRQTNQLQYLLKVVLKTLWKHQFAWPFHSPVDAVKLNLPDYYKIIKNPMDMGTIKKRLENSYYINAQECIQDFNTMFTNCYIYNKPGDDIVLMAEALEKVFLTKISEMPQQEVELTTTAGKGRGRGRRDPDMNIKIAPGLESSTIPQTRGLSSLPPGPQTRGPPQGPPTLPPQPTMQALPPRVPPSLPSLPSLPSLPSLPSLPSLPPHPPHPPHPPHPPHPPHPPHPPHPPLAPQLGPPFSMGPTDCNPQVPIMTAVPPPNQTALPPVHIQPCAPPILQSPIPMPHKQRKSQKRKADTTTPTANDPLNESSPAESKSGKTLPRRDSTRPSKLSKKEAPDSQHHWTPATGTHSPKQQEQLRYCSGIVKDMFAKKHAAYAWPFYKPVDVDALGLHDYHDIIKHPMDLSTIKDKLENRQYRDAQEFAADVRLMFSNCYKYNPPDHEVVAMARKLQDVFEMRFAKMPDEPEEMLAPAPAPVLHPAPVKTQPPMGTASSSDSSSDSSSESDSSTDDSEEERAQRLAELQEQLKAVHEQLAALSQPQASKPKKKEKEKKEKKKDKHKKKAGVMPALEEILEPPPTLKPQGKPKNKDPLPKKPKKISKKEGGKGSRSMAPPGAAPPTLQPVPGLDPEEDLGLSGATMAGMPAGEKCKPMSYEEKRQLSLDINKLPGDKLGRVVHIIQSREPSLKNSNPDEIEIDFETLKPSTLRELERYVSSCLRKKKKPAIPEKSMEAMSAAKTKGSSSESGSSSESSSSESEDSETGMVSKPKKRGRGDGKKAHHQAVPPGMPQPQVPHQPQTPVLQPSAQLKPQPQHPSPATYMPPTVTALEPSQLLENPFDPLAHFVQPLMHLPHHANDSPSPAPPHLNAHPPGGPVSPETHPFLNQHPILPSPALHNAMPQQPSRPSNRAAPLPPKPPQQSTPQQQQQQPQQTLPQQLQSQQPPQPQHHLPPHLLHPPQQIRQRPLSPPTLTPQGLLSSQPPQMLLEDDEEPVPSMPLPIYLQHLQPNRLQQQPPTSLMQSLQSRPQQPGQQSLLQSVQVQSQMSQQSSLPPPQIPVQTQAQPAAAHQPSPQLSQHQARHMQHSQQLSFSQGPVQTTQTQPSQHKVSMPSTKAQQIIQQPTQHHSPRQHKSDSYNSAHMRDNPSPLMMHSPQISQYALVHQSPPQAKKEQQQGPSVLGGIKEEKLPPSPVMRGEPFSPAMRQDPHKHPESKPTMPGHSQKADMKPLESSRPVIRSSEQSGPPPSMQDKEKFKQEPKTPVAPKKVQDVKLKNMGSWASLAQKSTSTPSSGLKSSSDSFEQFRRAAREKEEREKALKAQAEQAEKDRLRREQEKLRGRDEEDSIETSRRPQEEPRRRQEQQQVQPPQQQHQTQPQAQNPAQPPSAPQPSQGPPQSPAASQSALDQQRELARRREQERRRREAMAATIDMNFQSDLMAIFEENLF; from the exons AGAGACCAGCGAGGAGTGCAATGGAATTAGCGGTGCTCTCCCTGTGGAGCCCGCGCCCGGCTCGAGACTGAACGAGTGGTGTTCTGCCCCACCCCCTCCCGCCCCGCTGCCCGCGATCCACCCCACCGGTATGGGGGACGGCCTGGACGCAGTGCAGATGTCGGGGAGCAGCAGCAGCCAGGGGCAGCCCTCGTCCCAGGCCCCTAGCCTCTTTAACCCCTCCCCCCCAGAAACCACTAACCCCGCCCGGCCCAAGCGCCAGACCAACCAGCTGCAGTACCTGCTGAAGGTGGTGCTGAAGACTCTTTGGAAGCACCAGTTCGCTTGGCCTTTCCACTCTCCTGTCGACGCCGTTAAGCTGAATCTGCCT GACTATTACAAGATAATCAAAAATCCTATGGACATGGGAACAATCAAGAAACGCTTAGAGAACAGTTACTACATCAATGCCCAAGAATGTATTCAAGACTTCAACACCATGTTTACTAACTGCTACATTTACAATAAG CCTGGGGATGACATAGTCTTAATGGCAGAAGCACTGGAGAAGGTGTTCCTCACCAAGATTTCAGAAATGCCCCAGCAGGAGGTCGAGTTAACGACCACAGCCGGCAAGGGTCGTGGCCGGGGCAGGAGGGATCCAG ACATGAATATAAAGATTGCGCCTGGCCTGGAGTCATCCACAATCCCTCAAACACGTGGCCTTTCCAGTCTTCCCCCTGGGCCACAAACAAGAGGACCACCACAGGGTCCTCCTACTTTACCTCCCCAGCCTACCATGCAAGCCTTGCCCCCTCGAGTACCCCCTTCGCTCCCTTCGCTTCCTTCGCTCCCTTCGCTTCCTTCACTCCCTTCGCTCCCTTCGCTCCCTCCACATCCTCCACATCCTCCGCATCCTCCGCATCCTCCGCATCCTCCACACCCTCCACACCCTCCACACCCTCCCCTTGCGCCTCAATTAGGGCCACCTTTTTCTATGGGCCCCACTGACTGCAACCCACAGGTCCCCATCATGACGGCTGTGCCTCCTCCGAACCAAACCGCCCTGCCGCCTGTGCACATACAGCCGTGTGCTCCTCCTATTCTACAAAGCCCAATCCCAATGCCTCACAAA cagagaaaaagtcaaaaaaggAAAGCAGACACCACGACACCTACGGCAAACGACCCGCTGAACGAGTCCTCGCCTGCCGAGTCGAAGTCAGGAAAGACTCTGCCACGCCGGGATAGTACACGACCAAGCAAACTATCCAAAAAGGAGGCACCAGACTCCCAGCACCATTGGACACCCGCCACTGGGACCCACAGCCCCAAGCAACAAGAGCAGCTACGCTACTGCTCCGGCATCGTAAAGGACATGTTTGCTAAGAAGCATGCAGCATACGCTTGGCCCTTCTACAAGCCAGTGGATGTGGATGCTTTAGGGCTTCACGATTATCATGACATCATCAAACATCCCATGGACCTCAGCACTATTAAG GACAAGTTGGAAAACAGACAGTACAGAGATGCTCAGGAGTTTGCGGCAGATGTGCGGTTAATGTTCTCTAACTGCTACAAGTACAACCCTCCAGACCATGAAGTGGTGGCTATGGCACGCAAATTGCAG GATGTGTTTGAAATGCGTTTTGCTAAAATGCCCGATGAGCCAGAGGAAATGCTGGCACCCGCTCCTGCGCCAGTGCTCCACCCGGCTCCTGTCAAGACACAGCCACCCATGGGCACGGCCTCGTCCTCGGACAGCTCCAGCGATTCCTCATCTGAATCGGACTCCTCCACGGATGACTCTGAAGAGGAGAGAGCCCAGAGGCTAGCAGAGCTTCAGGAGCAG CTGAAAGCGGTTCATGAGCAGCTGGCTGCCTTGTCCCAGCCTCAGGCCAGCAAACCAAAGAAAAAGGAGAAGGAaaagaaggagaagaagaaagacAAGCACAAAAAGAAAGCAGGAGTCATGCCTGCACTGGAAGAGATCCTGGAGCCGCCTCCTACCCTCAAGCCTCAAGGAAAGCCTAAGAACAAGGATCCTCTGCCTAAGAAGCCCAAGAAAATAAG CAAAAAGGAGGGAGGTAAGGGCAGTCGCTCCATGGCTCCCCCAGGTGCCGCTCCACCGACCCTGCAGCCTGTGCCGGGCCTGGATCCTGAGGAGGATCTGGGTCTGAGCGGAGCCACAATGGCAGGCATGCCTGCTGGAGAGAAGTGTAAGCCTATGTCCTATGAAGAAAAGAGACAGCTGAGTCTGGACATTAACAAGCTGCCTGGAGACAAGCTGGGCCGTGTGGTCCATATCATCCAGTCCCGTGAGCCCTCGCTTAAGAACTCCAACCCGGACGAGATTGAGATCGACTTTGAGACGTTGAAGCCTTCTACGCTGCGGGAGCTGGAGAGATACGTGTCGTCCTGTCTTCGTAAGAAGAAGAAGCCTGCCA TTCCAGAGAAGTCTATGGAGGCAATGAGTGCTGCAAAGACAAAAGGCTCATCATCCGAGTCGGGCAGCAGCAGTGAGTCCAGCTCCTCAGAAAGTGAAGACTCAGAGACAG GGATGGTTTCTAAGCCGAAGAAGAGGGGGAGAGGTGACGGAAAGAAGGCTCATCACCAGGCAGTGCCTCCAGGCATGCCTCAGCCGCAAGTCCCCCATCAACCCCAGACCCCTGTGCTGCAGCCCAGCGCTCAGCTGAAGCCACAGCCGCAGCATCCCTCTCCCGCCACTTACATGCCTCCTACCGTCACAGCTCTGGAGCCCTCGCAGCTCCTGGAAAACCCCTTTGACCCTTTGGCCCACTTCGTCCAGCCCCTCATGCACCTTCCCCACCATGCCAATGACTCACCCTCGCCTGCGCCACCTCACCTCAACGCTCACCCTCCAGGAGGCCCAGTGTCTCCTGAGACGCACCCGTTCCTGAACCAGCACCCCATCCTTCCATCCCCAG CCCTGCACAACGCAATGCCCCAGCAGCCTTCAAGGCCCAGTAATAGGGCAGCCCCGCTACCTCCGAAACCACCGCAGCAAAGCACGccccagcagcagcagcagcaacccCAGCAGACCCTGCCGCAGCAGCTCCAGTCCCAGCAACCCCCTCAGCCCCAGCACCACCTGCCTCCTCACCTGCTGCATCCTCCCCAGCAAATCCGCCAGAGGCCCCTCTCCCCACCCACGCTCACTCCCCAGGGCCTGCTCTCCTCGCAGCCCCCACAGATGCTGCTAGAGGACGACGAGGAGCCCGTGCCCTCCATGCCCCTGCCTATTTACCTGCAGCACCTGCAGCCGAACCGCCTGCAGCAGCAGCCACCGACGTCACTAATGCAGTCTCTGCAGAGCAGGCCGCAGCAGCCGGGCCAGCAGTCTCTGCTGCAGTCAGTGCAGGTTCAGTCTCAGATGAGCCAGCAGAGCTCCCTGCCCCCACCGCAGATTCCCGTTCAGACTCAAGCCCAACCGGCAGCGGCGCACCAGCCCTCCCCACAGCTCTCGCAGCATCAGGCCAGACACATGCAGCACTCGCAGCAGCTGAGCTTCTCGCAAGGCCCGGTGCAGACCACGCAAACGCAGCCTAGTCAACACAAAGTCTCTATGCCCTCCACGAAAGCACAGCAGATTATCCAGCAGCCAACGCAGCATCACTCTCCACGTCAACATAAGTCTGACTCCTATaactcag CACATATGCGAGATAACCCCTCCCCGCTCATGATGCATTCCCCTCAAATCTCTCAGTATGCTTTAGTCCACCAGTCCCCACCTCAGGCAAAAAAG GAACAACAGCAAGGTCCTTCAGTTTTGGGTGGCATTAAAGAAGAGAAGCTGCCTCCTTCACCTGTGATGCGCGGTGAGCCCTTCAGTCCAGCCATGAGACAAGACCCTCATAAACACCCTGAGAGCAAACCCACAATGCCAGGCCACAGCCAGA AAGCAGATATGAAACCACTTGAAAGTTCCCGTCCTGTCATCCGCTCCTCTGAGCAGAGCGGTCCTCCACCATCCATGCAGGACAAAGAGAAATTCAAACAGGAGCCCAAAACTCCTGTGGCGCCTAAAAAGGTACAG GATGTGAAACTGAAGAACATGGGTTCCTGGGCGAGCCTGGCACAGAAATCCACCTCCACTCCCTCGTCTGGTCTGAAGTCCTCCAGCGACAGCTTCGAACAGTTTCGACGTGCGGCCCGAGAGAAGGAAGAGCGAGAGAAAGCCTTGAAGGCCCAGGCCGAGCAAGCTGAGAAAGACCGTCTGCGCAGAGAACAAGAGAAACTAAG GGGACGAGATGAGGAGGACTCCATTGAGACGTCTCGAAGGCCTCAGGAGGAGCCCCGCAGGCGGCAGGAGCAACAGCAGGTCCAGCCACCGCAGCAGCAGCACCAAACTCAGCCCCAAGCCCAGAACCCGGCTCAGCCGCCCTCGGCCCCGCAGCCTTCCCAAGGCCCGCCCCAGTCCCCCGCCGCTTCCCAGAGTGCACTtgaccagcagagggagctTGCACGTCGCCGGGAAcaggagaggaggaggagagaggCG ATGGCAGCTACTATCGACATGAATTTCCAAAGCGACTTGATGGCTATCTTTGAGGAGAACTTGTTCTGA
- the brd4 gene encoding bromodomain-containing protein 4 isoform X4, with the protein MGDGLDAVQMSGSSSSQGQPSSQAPSLFNPSPPETTNPARPKRQTNQLQYLLKVVLKTLWKHQFAWPFHSPVDAVKLNLPDYYKIIKNPMDMGTIKKRLENSYYINAQECIQDFNTMFTNCYIYNKPGDDIVLMAEALEKVFLTKISEMPQQEVELTTTAGKGRGRGRRDPDMNIKIAPGLESSTIPQTRGLSSLPPGPQTRGPPQGPPTLPPQPTMQALPPRVPPSLPSLPSLPSLPSLPSLPSLPPHPPHPPHPPHPPHPPHPPHPPHPPLAPQLGPPFSMGPTDCNPQVPIMTAVPPPNQTALPPVHIQPCAPPILQSPIPMPHKQQRKSQKRKADTTTPTANDPLNESSPAESKSGKTLPRRDSTRPSKLSKKEAPDSQHHWTPATGTHSPKQQEQLRYCSGIVKDMFAKKHAAYAWPFYKPVDVDALGLHDYHDIIKHPMDLSTIKDKLENRQYRDAQEFAADVRLMFSNCYKYNPPDHEVVAMARKLQDVFEMRFAKMPDEPEEMLAPAPAPVLHPAPVKTQPPMGTASSSDSSSDSSSESDSSTDDSEEERAQRLAELQEQLKAVHEQLAALSQPQASKPKKKEKEKKEKKKDKHKKKAGVMPALEEILEPPPTLKPQGKPKNKDPLPKKPKKISKKEGGKGSRSMAPPGAAPPTLQPVPGLDPEEDLGLSGATMAGMPAGEKCKPMSYEEKRQLSLDINKLPGDKLGRVVHIIQSREPSLKNSNPDEIEIDFETLKPSTLRELERYVSSCLRKKKKPAIPEKSMEAMSAAKTKGSSSESGSSSESSSSESEDSETGMVSKPKKRGRGDGKKAHHQAVPPGMPQPQVPHQPQTPVLQPSAQLKPQPQHPSPATYMPPTVTALEPSQLLENPFDPLAHFVQPLMHLPHHANDSPSPAPPHLNAHPPGGPVSPETHPFLNQHPILPSPALHNAMPQQPSRPSNRAAPLPPKPPQQSTPQQQQQQPQQTLPQQLQSQQPPQPQHHLPPHLLHPPQQIRQRPLSPPTLTPQGLLSSQPPQMLLEDDEEPVPSMPLPIYLQHLQPNRLQQQPPTSLMQSLQSRPQQPGQQSLLQSVQVQSQMSQQSSLPPPQIPVQTQAQPAAAHQPSPQLSQHQARHMQHSQQLSFSQGPVQTTQTQPSQHKVSMPSTKAQQIIQQPTQHHSPRQHKSDSYNSAHMRDNPSPLMMHSPQISQYALVHQSPPQAKKEQQQGPSVLGGIKEEKLPPSPVMRGEPFSPAMRQDPHKHPESKPTMPGHSQKADMKPLESSRPVIRSSEQSGPPPSMQDKEKFKQEPKTPVAPKKVQDVKLKNMGSWASLAQKSTSTPSSGLKSSSDSFEQFRRAAREKEEREKALKAQAEQAEKDRLRREQEKLRGRDEEDSIETSRRPQEEPRRRQEQQQVQPPQQQHQTQPQAQNPAQPPSAPQPSQGPPQSPAASQSALDQQRELARRREQERRRREAMAATIDMNFQSDLMAIFEENLF; encoded by the exons ATGGGGGACGGCCTGGACGCAGTGCAGATGTCGGGGAGCAGCAGCAGCCAGGGGCAGCCCTCGTCCCAGGCCCCTAGCCTCTTTAACCCCTCCCCCCCAGAAACCACTAACCCCGCCCGGCCCAAGCGCCAGACCAACCAGCTGCAGTACCTGCTGAAGGTGGTGCTGAAGACTCTTTGGAAGCACCAGTTCGCTTGGCCTTTCCACTCTCCTGTCGACGCCGTTAAGCTGAATCTGCCT GACTATTACAAGATAATCAAAAATCCTATGGACATGGGAACAATCAAGAAACGCTTAGAGAACAGTTACTACATCAATGCCCAAGAATGTATTCAAGACTTCAACACCATGTTTACTAACTGCTACATTTACAATAAG CCTGGGGATGACATAGTCTTAATGGCAGAAGCACTGGAGAAGGTGTTCCTCACCAAGATTTCAGAAATGCCCCAGCAGGAGGTCGAGTTAACGACCACAGCCGGCAAGGGTCGTGGCCGGGGCAGGAGGGATCCAG ACATGAATATAAAGATTGCGCCTGGCCTGGAGTCATCCACAATCCCTCAAACACGTGGCCTTTCCAGTCTTCCCCCTGGGCCACAAACAAGAGGACCACCACAGGGTCCTCCTACTTTACCTCCCCAGCCTACCATGCAAGCCTTGCCCCCTCGAGTACCCCCTTCGCTCCCTTCGCTTCCTTCGCTCCCTTCGCTTCCTTCACTCCCTTCGCTCCCTTCGCTCCCTCCACATCCTCCACATCCTCCGCATCCTCCGCATCCTCCGCATCCTCCACACCCTCCACACCCTCCACACCCTCCCCTTGCGCCTCAATTAGGGCCACCTTTTTCTATGGGCCCCACTGACTGCAACCCACAGGTCCCCATCATGACGGCTGTGCCTCCTCCGAACCAAACCGCCCTGCCGCCTGTGCACATACAGCCGTGTGCTCCTCCTATTCTACAAAGCCCAATCCCAATGCCTCACAAA CAgcagagaaaaagtcaaaaaaggAAAGCAGACACCACGACACCTACGGCAAACGACCCGCTGAACGAGTCCTCGCCTGCCGAGTCGAAGTCAGGAAAGACTCTGCCACGCCGGGATAGTACACGACCAAGCAAACTATCCAAAAAGGAGGCACCAGACTCCCAGCACCATTGGACACCCGCCACTGGGACCCACAGCCCCAAGCAACAAGAGCAGCTACGCTACTGCTCCGGCATCGTAAAGGACATGTTTGCTAAGAAGCATGCAGCATACGCTTGGCCCTTCTACAAGCCAGTGGATGTGGATGCTTTAGGGCTTCACGATTATCATGACATCATCAAACATCCCATGGACCTCAGCACTATTAAG GACAAGTTGGAAAACAGACAGTACAGAGATGCTCAGGAGTTTGCGGCAGATGTGCGGTTAATGTTCTCTAACTGCTACAAGTACAACCCTCCAGACCATGAAGTGGTGGCTATGGCACGCAAATTGCAG GATGTGTTTGAAATGCGTTTTGCTAAAATGCCCGATGAGCCAGAGGAAATGCTGGCACCCGCTCCTGCGCCAGTGCTCCACCCGGCTCCTGTCAAGACACAGCCACCCATGGGCACGGCCTCGTCCTCGGACAGCTCCAGCGATTCCTCATCTGAATCGGACTCCTCCACGGATGACTCTGAAGAGGAGAGAGCCCAGAGGCTAGCAGAGCTTCAGGAGCAG CTGAAAGCGGTTCATGAGCAGCTGGCTGCCTTGTCCCAGCCTCAGGCCAGCAAACCAAAGAAAAAGGAGAAGGAaaagaaggagaagaagaaagacAAGCACAAAAAGAAAGCAGGAGTCATGCCTGCACTGGAAGAGATCCTGGAGCCGCCTCCTACCCTCAAGCCTCAAGGAAAGCCTAAGAACAAGGATCCTCTGCCTAAGAAGCCCAAGAAAATAAG CAAAAAGGAGGGAGGTAAGGGCAGTCGCTCCATGGCTCCCCCAGGTGCCGCTCCACCGACCCTGCAGCCTGTGCCGGGCCTGGATCCTGAGGAGGATCTGGGTCTGAGCGGAGCCACAATGGCAGGCATGCCTGCTGGAGAGAAGTGTAAGCCTATGTCCTATGAAGAAAAGAGACAGCTGAGTCTGGACATTAACAAGCTGCCTGGAGACAAGCTGGGCCGTGTGGTCCATATCATCCAGTCCCGTGAGCCCTCGCTTAAGAACTCCAACCCGGACGAGATTGAGATCGACTTTGAGACGTTGAAGCCTTCTACGCTGCGGGAGCTGGAGAGATACGTGTCGTCCTGTCTTCGTAAGAAGAAGAAGCCTGCCA TTCCAGAGAAGTCTATGGAGGCAATGAGTGCTGCAAAGACAAAAGGCTCATCATCCGAGTCGGGCAGCAGCAGTGAGTCCAGCTCCTCAGAAAGTGAAGACTCAGAGACAG GGATGGTTTCTAAGCCGAAGAAGAGGGGGAGAGGTGACGGAAAGAAGGCTCATCACCAGGCAGTGCCTCCAGGCATGCCTCAGCCGCAAGTCCCCCATCAACCCCAGACCCCTGTGCTGCAGCCCAGCGCTCAGCTGAAGCCACAGCCGCAGCATCCCTCTCCCGCCACTTACATGCCTCCTACCGTCACAGCTCTGGAGCCCTCGCAGCTCCTGGAAAACCCCTTTGACCCTTTGGCCCACTTCGTCCAGCCCCTCATGCACCTTCCCCACCATGCCAATGACTCACCCTCGCCTGCGCCACCTCACCTCAACGCTCACCCTCCAGGAGGCCCAGTGTCTCCTGAGACGCACCCGTTCCTGAACCAGCACCCCATCCTTCCATCCCCAG CCCTGCACAACGCAATGCCCCAGCAGCCTTCAAGGCCCAGTAATAGGGCAGCCCCGCTACCTCCGAAACCACCGCAGCAAAGCACGccccagcagcagcagcagcaacccCAGCAGACCCTGCCGCAGCAGCTCCAGTCCCAGCAACCCCCTCAGCCCCAGCACCACCTGCCTCCTCACCTGCTGCATCCTCCCCAGCAAATCCGCCAGAGGCCCCTCTCCCCACCCACGCTCACTCCCCAGGGCCTGCTCTCCTCGCAGCCCCCACAGATGCTGCTAGAGGACGACGAGGAGCCCGTGCCCTCCATGCCCCTGCCTATTTACCTGCAGCACCTGCAGCCGAACCGCCTGCAGCAGCAGCCACCGACGTCACTAATGCAGTCTCTGCAGAGCAGGCCGCAGCAGCCGGGCCAGCAGTCTCTGCTGCAGTCAGTGCAGGTTCAGTCTCAGATGAGCCAGCAGAGCTCCCTGCCCCCACCGCAGATTCCCGTTCAGACTCAAGCCCAACCGGCAGCGGCGCACCAGCCCTCCCCACAGCTCTCGCAGCATCAGGCCAGACACATGCAGCACTCGCAGCAGCTGAGCTTCTCGCAAGGCCCGGTGCAGACCACGCAAACGCAGCCTAGTCAACACAAAGTCTCTATGCCCTCCACGAAAGCACAGCAGATTATCCAGCAGCCAACGCAGCATCACTCTCCACGTCAACATAAGTCTGACTCCTATaactcag CACATATGCGAGATAACCCCTCCCCGCTCATGATGCATTCCCCTCAAATCTCTCAGTATGCTTTAGTCCACCAGTCCCCACCTCAGGCAAAAAAG GAACAACAGCAAGGTCCTTCAGTTTTGGGTGGCATTAAAGAAGAGAAGCTGCCTCCTTCACCTGTGATGCGCGGTGAGCCCTTCAGTCCAGCCATGAGACAAGACCCTCATAAACACCCTGAGAGCAAACCCACAATGCCAGGCCACAGCCAGA AAGCAGATATGAAACCACTTGAAAGTTCCCGTCCTGTCATCCGCTCCTCTGAGCAGAGCGGTCCTCCACCATCCATGCAGGACAAAGAGAAATTCAAACAGGAGCCCAAAACTCCTGTGGCGCCTAAAAAGGTACAG GATGTGAAACTGAAGAACATGGGTTCCTGGGCGAGCCTGGCACAGAAATCCACCTCCACTCCCTCGTCTGGTCTGAAGTCCTCCAGCGACAGCTTCGAACAGTTTCGACGTGCGGCCCGAGAGAAGGAAGAGCGAGAGAAAGCCTTGAAGGCCCAGGCCGAGCAAGCTGAGAAAGACCGTCTGCGCAGAGAACAAGAGAAACTAAG GGGACGAGATGAGGAGGACTCCATTGAGACGTCTCGAAGGCCTCAGGAGGAGCCCCGCAGGCGGCAGGAGCAACAGCAGGTCCAGCCACCGCAGCAGCAGCACCAAACTCAGCCCCAAGCCCAGAACCCGGCTCAGCCGCCCTCGGCCCCGCAGCCTTCCCAAGGCCCGCCCCAGTCCCCCGCCGCTTCCCAGAGTGCACTtgaccagcagagggagctTGCACGTCGCCGGGAAcaggagaggaggaggagagaggCG ATGGCAGCTACTATCGACATGAATTTCCAAAGCGACTTGATGGCTATCTTTGAGGAGAACTTGTTCTGA